The Parvibaculaceae bacterium PLY_AMNH_Bact1 genome window below encodes:
- a CDS encoding DUF2497 domain-containing protein (Derived by automated computational analysis using gene prediction method: Protein Homology.) yields MSDETESPEPTMEEILASIRRIISEDDEEGGETEAAAEEVAAEPAPEPEPEAEDEEEVMDLTEMVVEEPEPEPEPTPEPEPEPEEEPMELEAAPEPEPESEPVVEAEGPAEDIEDDIDFGDPFEELEEEVAPEPAPLPEPVAANVDDSSLISGTTETATAAAFGALTSSLLTSNGESRTLEDLVADMLRPMLKEWMDQNLTDLVERMVREEIERVARRGR; encoded by the coding sequence ATGAGCGACGAAACCGAAAGCCCAGAACCAACAATGGAAGAAATCCTGGCGTCTATTCGCAGGATTATTTCTGAGGATGACGAGGAAGGCGGCGAAACGGAAGCTGCCGCGGAGGAAGTTGCCGCTGAACCTGCTCCTGAGCCTGAACCCGAGGCAGAGGACGAAGAGGAGGTGATGGACCTCACGGAGATGGTTGTTGAAGAACCAGAGCCGGAGCCCGAGCCAACACCTGAGCCCGAACCTGAGCCTGAAGAAGAACCTATGGAGCTTGAGGCAGCACCAGAGCCCGAGCCAGAATCAGAACCTGTCGTAGAAGCTGAAGGTCCTGCAGAAGACATTGAGGATGATATTGATTTCGGCGATCCATTCGAGGAGCTGGAAGAAGAGGTTGCGCCTGAGCCCGCACCGCTTCCTGAGCCGGTTGCAGCAAATGTGGATGATTCATCGCTTATTTCTGGGACTACTGAGACGGCCACCGCAGCCGCATTTGGCGCTTTGACAAGCTCTCTTCTGACATCCAACGGCGAATCTCGGACCCTTGAAGACTTAGTGGCGGACATGCTCCGGCCGATGCTCAAGGAATGGATGGATCAAAACTTGACTGACCTTGTTGAGCGTATGGTGCGCGAAGAAATCGAGCGAGTCGCCCGGCGCGGCCGCTAG
- a CDS encoding TolC family outer membrane protein (Derived by automated computational analysis using gene prediction method: Protein Homology. GO_component: GO:0009279 - cell outer membrane [Evidence IEA]; GO_function: GO:0015288 - porin activity [Evidence IEA]; GO_process: GO:0006810 - transport [Evidence IEA]) yields MTQSGLSKKRMASLLKANVVRLLGGVALGAVAFTSPSHAENLFDALAAAYQSNPALLAQRAGLRATDEQVPQALSGWRPSLSATGSYGTVETDSTSSIAIPGFGGKQNFDPLTGSLALSQNLFTGGRTLYGARRAEASVEAGRENLRNVEQTTLLDAVTAYMDVVRDIAVVDLRRKNVEVLKRQLEASQDRFRVGEITRTDVAQSEARLSLSDTNLIAAEAALIASRAAYERVVGQAPGTLEPAPPLPALPQSEAEAMQLAISANPALEAARHSERAAGHAVAVAKGGLLPTVSLDASYEHAEEPSSTTARSTTTRVLGTITIPLYQSGSQYSAIREAKHLESQSRLQVADTLRQVEEAVRNAWEQLRATRSAIVSNRQQVRANEIALDGVRQEAQVGSRTTLDVLDAEQELLDSQVSLVTAERDEYVAGYGLLSAIGQLGARDLGLSVDYYDPVENYEDVKHQWVGWGTNDE; encoded by the coding sequence ATGACACAATCAGGTTTGAGTAAGAAACGCATGGCTTCTTTGCTTAAGGCGAATGTCGTGCGTTTGCTGGGCGGTGTCGCGCTGGGCGCCGTTGCATTTACGTCACCTTCTCACGCAGAAAACCTCTTTGACGCTCTGGCTGCCGCATATCAGTCAAATCCAGCTCTTTTGGCTCAGCGAGCGGGTCTGCGAGCAACTGACGAACAGGTTCCTCAGGCGTTATCTGGCTGGCGTCCATCGCTGTCAGCGACAGGTTCTTATGGGACAGTGGAGACAGATTCCACGTCTTCGATTGCCATTCCAGGTTTTGGGGGCAAGCAGAATTTTGACCCACTGACCGGCTCCCTCGCTCTCTCTCAAAATCTCTTTACGGGCGGTCGGACTCTCTATGGTGCGCGCCGGGCCGAAGCTTCTGTTGAGGCTGGTCGGGAGAATTTGCGGAACGTGGAACAAACCACACTTCTTGATGCTGTGACGGCCTATATGGATGTCGTCCGGGATATCGCTGTTGTTGATCTTCGCAGGAAGAACGTGGAGGTCCTTAAGCGCCAGCTTGAAGCCTCACAGGACAGATTTCGCGTGGGTGAAATAACCCGAACAGACGTCGCACAATCAGAAGCCCGGCTCAGCCTTTCTGACACCAATCTGATTGCTGCAGAAGCAGCTCTTATTGCGAGCCGCGCGGCTTACGAACGGGTTGTGGGCCAGGCACCTGGTACCCTTGAACCAGCTCCGCCATTGCCTGCGCTGCCTCAGAGTGAAGCAGAAGCGATGCAGCTGGCTATCTCTGCCAATCCAGCACTTGAAGCCGCTCGGCATTCAGAAAGAGCTGCAGGCCATGCGGTGGCAGTGGCTAAAGGTGGCCTGCTGCCGACAGTCTCATTGGATGCCAGCTATGAGCATGCTGAAGAACCGTCGAGCACTACTGCGCGGTCCACAACAACGCGGGTATTGGGTACAATTACCATCCCCCTTTACCAATCAGGATCACAATACTCCGCTATCCGGGAGGCAAAGCACCTGGAAAGTCAGAGCAGACTTCAGGTCGCAGATACGTTGCGTCAGGTAGAGGAAGCAGTTCGCAACGCTTGGGAACAGCTCAGAGCCACACGTTCTGCGATTGTCTCCAATCGCCAGCAGGTCCGTGCAAATGAAATTGCGCTTGATGGGGTGCGGCAGGAGGCTCAAGTCGGGTCTCGCACGACCCTTGATGTGCTGGACGCTGAGCAGGAGCTTCTGGACAGCCAGGTCTCTCTCGTGACGGCTGAAAGAGATGAATATGTCGCAGGTTACGGCTTGCTCTCAGCTATTGGTCAATTGGGCGCTCGCGACCTTGGTCTCAGCGTTGACTACTACGATCCTGTTGAAAATTATGAAGATGTTAAACATCAATGGGTGGGATGGGGTACCAACGACGAATAG
- a CDS encoding protein-L-isoaspartate O-methyltransferase (Derived by automated computational analysis using gene prediction method: Protein Homology.) produces MSELDAARKNMVEAHVMTSGVTDDRILAAMSRTPREQFVPEAKRSIAYLGDDLCVKEASDGSPDRFLMDPRVLGKLMELASLSSTDLVLDIGPATGYSTALLAELTDTVVAIECDSDLAEKASATLLDLGVDNAAVIEGSLPEGNTKQGPFDVIFLNGSVPFVPSDLLDQLKEGGRLVGVVREGNVGEARVYVKSGAQSTHRNGFEAGIHPLPGFEVAETFTF; encoded by the coding sequence ATGAGCGAGTTGGACGCTGCCAGAAAAAATATGGTGGAGGCTCACGTGATGACCTCCGGTGTCACGGATGATCGCATCCTTGCGGCGATGAGTCGGACTCCACGTGAGCAGTTCGTGCCAGAAGCCAAGCGTTCTATTGCTTATCTGGGCGATGATCTCTGCGTGAAAGAAGCCTCAGACGGGTCACCAGATCGCTTTCTGATGGATCCGAGGGTTTTGGGCAAGCTCATGGAACTGGCTTCCTTGTCATCAACCGATCTCGTGTTGGATATCGGACCGGCGACCGGATATTCGACGGCCTTGCTGGCAGAACTCACTGATACGGTGGTGGCCATTGAGTGCGATTCGGACCTTGCGGAAAAGGCCAGTGCCACGCTGCTTGACCTTGGTGTCGACAATGCAGCTGTTATTGAGGGGTCACTGCCTGAAGGGAACACCAAGCAGGGTCCTTTTGATGTCATCTTTCTCAATGGATCTGTGCCCTTTGTCCCGTCGGACCTGCTGGATCAGTTGAAAGAAGGCGGTCGTCTTGTTGGCGTTGTCAGAGAGGGAAATGTCGGGGAAGCGCGCGTCTACGTGAAAAGTGGTGCGCAATCGACCCACCGGAACGGATTTGAGGCAGGAATTCACCCGCTTCCAGGATTTGAAGTCGCAGAAACCTTTACTTTCTGA
- a CDS encoding O-antigen ligase family protein (Derived by automated computational analysis using gene prediction method: Protein Homology.) yields MDGWQCDVGGITDPSRANRSTFWTVVCSILLFFTLATGFYVSTQSSGSSSTPAPYDLLMVVTMAFTFAVGLRFPKDLRMPAILWGLLLLGYAFSGIGALYIERVTDFLLVSTYLVLSMFFFAALVVANPTRNLAVIWWAYTLSAAIAAAIGCAAYFGLIPNAEAFLKFSRVRSTFNDPNVYGPFLVGPVLFLIYRLSMSSQRRDLLLVPVVGLLFLGILLSFSRGAWGNLIFAGSIFLVLTWMTATSARQIARLTLAVSLIGVLAACVVAWALSSDLVSELFEERFSLTQSYDVSEEGGRFAVQEQAIQTIIEKPFGIGPSQWAKIIGVDPHNVYLNVFLAGGWLSGTAFIGLVLSTIILGTRACFAGTPFQGLQIVAVATFTAHAAEAFIIDIDNWRHVYLLMGLVWGGIAYVRINSEGTSRAARPLGGIAGRVDGFAA; encoded by the coding sequence ATGGATGGATGGCAGTGTGATGTTGGAGGCATAACGGATCCGAGCCGTGCAAACCGGTCCACGTTCTGGACTGTTGTTTGTAGCATTCTGCTGTTTTTTACACTCGCCACCGGCTTTTACGTCAGCACCCAATCAAGCGGTTCGTCATCGACGCCAGCGCCCTATGACCTTCTAATGGTCGTGACCATGGCCTTCACATTTGCTGTGGGACTCCGTTTTCCAAAAGACCTGCGTATGCCTGCGATCCTTTGGGGCCTCCTTTTGCTTGGGTATGCGTTTTCCGGCATTGGTGCGCTCTATATCGAGAGAGTGACTGACTTTCTTTTGGTGTCTACCTATCTCGTCTTGAGCATGTTCTTCTTTGCGGCCCTTGTCGTCGCAAATCCCACACGAAACTTAGCGGTGATCTGGTGGGCCTATACTCTGTCAGCCGCAATCGCTGCTGCTATCGGGTGTGCGGCCTATTTCGGGTTGATTCCCAACGCTGAGGCCTTCCTTAAGTTCAGCAGGGTTCGCAGTACATTTAATGACCCCAACGTCTATGGCCCCTTTTTGGTGGGGCCGGTGCTGTTTCTGATCTATCGCCTGTCGATGTCATCTCAGAGGCGGGACCTTCTGCTTGTCCCTGTTGTTGGGCTGCTGTTCCTTGGAATACTTCTCAGCTTCTCCCGCGGTGCCTGGGGCAATCTGATTTTTGCGGGCAGCATCTTCCTGGTCTTAACTTGGATGACAGCGACGTCGGCGCGACAAATCGCTCGTCTCACGTTGGCCGTTTCTTTGATTGGCGTTTTGGCAGCATGTGTCGTCGCCTGGGCATTGTCATCGGATCTCGTTTCGGAGCTTTTTGAAGAGCGGTTTTCCCTCACACAATCCTACGATGTGTCAGAAGAGGGCGGGCGGTTCGCTGTGCAAGAGCAAGCGATCCAAACCATCATCGAAAAACCCTTTGGCATCGGTCCCTCACAGTGGGCCAAGATCATTGGCGTTGACCCGCATAACGTCTACCTCAATGTCTTCCTTGCTGGCGGATGGCTTTCTGGAACCGCATTCATCGGACTGGTGCTCTCAACCATAATCCTGGGTACAAGGGCATGTTTTGCTGGCACGCCATTCCAGGGCCTACAGATTGTTGCGGTCGCGACATTTACAGCCCACGCAGCCGAAGCGTTTATCATCGATATCGATAATTGGCGGCACGTGTATCTGTTGATGGGACTTGTCTGGGGCGGGATTGCTTATGTCCGGATCAATTCAGAGGGCACCAGCAGGGCGGCGCGGCCTTTAGGAGGCATCGCCGGGCGAGTAGATGGATTCGCCGCCTGA
- a CDS encoding undecaprenyl-phosphate glucose phosphotransferase (Derived by automated computational analysis using gene prediction method: Protein Homology.): MTESHPTQHGAPADASVGSDMSTPTSGTRFDREGRPTGPVPKVDRRSKVQSSISPTVVRGTLRLVETLVLISLGVGIAWGYVGTHIWEALVFYAALTIGLPIAYVLASDFSRLYRVAVLQMQWGTIRSACATWTAVFIVGLISSVLLKESESLSRIWLAGWFLSGLIGIATIRTVAHSIIGGWAEQGRLQQNVVLVGGGQTGQRLIDALKDSDVHYINICGVFDDRSSDRAPETIHGVEKLGSFDELVRFARSNRIDMLLVALPMTAEGRMLELLRKLWVLPVDIRLSALDSRLRFKSGTYSYIGNVPFLDIYKKPLTDWDYVVKTVSDRIIAGAMLIASLPIFIGVAIAIKLDSKGPVFFKQRRYGFNNELVEVYKFRTLSHANQDTNAEKLVTADDDRVTGVGRFLRRSSIDELPQLITVLKGDMSMVGPRPHAVLAKAADQLYGDVVDGYFARHRVKPGITGWAQINGWRGETDTDEKIRRRTEYDLFYIDNWSLMFDLYIILRTPWALLKGENAY; encoded by the coding sequence ATGACAGAGAGTCACCCAACTCAGCATGGTGCCCCCGCAGACGCGTCAGTTGGTTCTGATATGTCGACACCAACATCTGGGACCCGATTTGACCGCGAAGGCCGTCCGACAGGACCAGTACCAAAAGTTGATCGCCGCTCGAAGGTTCAATCTTCAATTTCGCCGACGGTCGTTAGAGGCACGCTGCGCCTAGTAGAGACGTTAGTGCTTATAAGCCTCGGTGTGGGAATTGCTTGGGGTTATGTCGGAACCCACATTTGGGAGGCACTGGTCTTCTATGCAGCGCTGACCATCGGTCTTCCAATTGCCTATGTCCTGGCGAGTGACTTTTCCCGCCTCTACCGCGTTGCCGTTTTACAAATGCAATGGGGAACCATTCGCTCCGCGTGTGCTACATGGACGGCTGTCTTTATTGTCGGGCTTATCTCTTCTGTTCTGTTGAAGGAAAGTGAGAGCCTTTCGCGCATTTGGCTTGCAGGGTGGTTCCTAAGCGGACTGATTGGGATCGCAACTATTCGTACCGTCGCTCATTCTATTATCGGTGGTTGGGCGGAGCAGGGCAGGCTGCAACAGAATGTGGTGTTGGTTGGTGGCGGGCAAACCGGGCAACGCCTGATTGACGCGCTCAAAGACTCCGACGTGCACTATATCAATATCTGTGGTGTTTTTGATGACAGATCTTCTGATCGTGCACCAGAAACAATTCACGGAGTCGAAAAGCTTGGTAGCTTTGACGAGCTGGTTCGGTTTGCAAGATCAAACAGGATTGACATGCTGCTCGTTGCCTTGCCGATGACCGCGGAGGGGCGCATGCTTGAGTTATTGCGGAAGCTTTGGGTTCTACCGGTTGATATTCGCCTGAGCGCCCTTGATTCACGATTGCGATTTAAGTCAGGTACATACAGCTATATTGGCAATGTTCCTTTCCTGGATATCTACAAAAAGCCCCTGACCGACTGGGACTATGTCGTGAAGACTGTTTCCGACCGGATTATTGCCGGTGCAATGTTGATTGCGTCGCTTCCTATCTTTATCGGGGTCGCAATCGCGATTAAATTGGACAGCAAGGGGCCTGTTTTCTTCAAGCAAAGACGGTATGGGTTCAACAATGAACTTGTCGAAGTCTATAAGTTCAGAACCCTGTCCCATGCTAACCAGGACACCAATGCTGAAAAACTTGTCACGGCCGATGATGACCGTGTGACAGGAGTCGGGCGTTTTCTGCGGCGGTCCAGTATTGACGAGCTGCCTCAACTGATAACCGTCCTTAAAGGCGATATGTCGATGGTTGGCCCTCGTCCTCATGCGGTTCTTGCAAAAGCTGCAGACCAACTCTACGGGGATGTGGTCGATGGTTATTTTGCCAGACATCGCGTAAAGCCGGGCATTACCGGGTGGGCACAAATTAATGGATGGCGCGGCGAGACTGACACAGACGAAAAGATCCGTCGACGGACTGAATATGACCTTTTCTATATCGATAATTGGTCTCTTATGTTCGACCTTTACATCATCCTGCGGACCCCTTGGGCGCTGCTAAAGGGCGAAAACGCTTATTGA
- a CDS encoding glycosyltransferase (Derived by automated computational analysis using gene prediction method: Protein Homology.) has product MSPLVQAQPLRVIHCLRSPVGGLFRHVCDLAKAQREAGYFVGVLCADAPNDQQTQDRISELEKHCELGVTRVGLGRMPGFSDVKALMATARKLRELTPDVLHGHGAKGGLLARFTASSVPLARIYTPHGGSIHYAPNSLMGAMFQFAERLMLGRTDGLIFESDFARKVFAERFGNLPANTKVVHNGLAQTEFDAIATIKDPADFLFLGEVRELKGIFTLLEAVAEIAARRRITVDVAGDGPDMAAFSAAVEVRSLTESVRILGKVPARDAFARARAVVLPSHHDSFPYVALEAAAAGRPLIATSTGGIPEIFGPLAGCLIRPGDVQALQSAMEQFLDHEAQYHCDAANLRTHVKKQFSLSNMASGVASVYAGAAVKQRIEPNGHSNTSSHARLDAAE; this is encoded by the coding sequence ATGAGTCCCCTTGTTCAAGCACAACCCCTTCGAGTTATTCACTGCCTGCGATCGCCGGTCGGCGGACTTTTCCGCCATGTTTGCGATCTCGCCAAGGCACAAAGAGAAGCCGGATACTTTGTTGGCGTCCTTTGCGCTGATGCGCCAAATGATCAGCAGACGCAAGACCGCATCTCTGAGCTCGAAAAACACTGCGAACTTGGTGTAACCCGTGTCGGTCTGGGGAGGATGCCCGGATTCAGCGATGTCAAAGCCTTGATGGCGACCGCACGTAAGCTCCGTGAGCTAACACCGGATGTGCTGCATGGGCATGGGGCAAAAGGCGGGCTGTTGGCGAGATTCACAGCAAGTTCTGTTCCTTTGGCACGCATCTATACGCCTCACGGTGGTAGCATTCATTATGCGCCGAACAGCCTGATGGGTGCGATGTTTCAATTTGCTGAGAGGCTGATGCTTGGGCGCACAGATGGCCTTATCTTCGAATCTGATTTTGCACGTAAGGTTTTTGCGGAGCGCTTTGGGAACCTGCCAGCGAACACGAAGGTGGTTCACAATGGTCTGGCACAAACTGAGTTTGACGCGATTGCCACGATCAAGGACCCGGCTGATTTTCTGTTTCTAGGTGAAGTACGCGAACTCAAAGGCATTTTTACGCTTTTGGAAGCGGTTGCGGAGATTGCAGCCCGCCGACGCATCACGGTGGACGTGGCCGGTGATGGTCCCGACATGGCTGCATTTAGCGCCGCCGTTGAAGTTCGGTCGTTAACAGAGTCTGTGCGTATTTTGGGAAAGGTGCCGGCGCGTGATGCCTTCGCGCGGGCGCGAGCCGTCGTTCTTCCTTCTCATCACGATTCATTCCCTTATGTTGCATTGGAAGCTGCTGCTGCGGGAAGACCTTTGATTGCGACCTCCACGGGGGGCATTCCGGAAATATTTGGCCCTCTGGCTGGCTGTCTTATTCGACCAGGTGATGTCCAAGCATTGCAGAGTGCGATGGAGCAGTTTCTAGATCATGAAGCTCAATATCATTGTGATGCAGCCAATCTTCGCACACATGTAAAAAAACAGTTCTCATTGAGCAATATGGCAAGCGGTGTCGCAAGCGTTTACGCGGGTGCTGCGGTGAAACAGCGCATTGAACCAAACGGGCACTCAAACACTTCATCACACGCACGACTGGATGCAGCAGAATGA
- a CDS encoding polysaccharide export protein (Derived by automated computational analysis using gene prediction method: Protein Homology.) translates to MSRFFIIAMIVGLLGACSNTGILSEMPVAGQNAPYRLDSGDRLRVIVFGQEDLTGEYAVDGAGEISMPLIQAVQARGLTPDELEISLVSVLSQTLLRDPSVSVEVLNFRPFFILGEVSSAGQYPFVSGMTVNTAVAIAGGYTHRANTNVARVTRNLGDRIVELGVETTAAIRPGDTILIGERYF, encoded by the coding sequence ATGAGCCGGTTTTTTATTATTGCAATGATTGTTGGCCTGTTAGGAGCTTGTTCGAACACAGGCATCCTGTCGGAAATGCCGGTCGCAGGGCAGAACGCGCCTTATCGGTTAGACAGTGGTGACCGTTTGCGGGTCATCGTATTCGGGCAGGAAGATCTGACAGGTGAATATGCTGTGGATGGCGCGGGCGAAATTTCGATGCCGCTCATCCAAGCTGTGCAGGCGAGGGGGCTGACACCAGACGAACTGGAAATCTCTCTGGTAAGCGTGCTGTCTCAAACATTGCTGCGTGACCCAAGCGTCAGCGTGGAGGTTTTGAATTTCAGACCTTTCTTCATCCTTGGAGAGGTTAGTAGTGCCGGACAATATCCATTCGTCTCAGGCATGACCGTCAACACAGCTGTGGCGATCGCTGGTGGGTATACTCATCGTGCGAACACAAATGTTGCGCGCGTAACCCGGAACCTTGGCGATCGTATTGTTGAGCTGGGTGTTGAGACGACTGCGGCAATCCGGCCAGGTGACACCATCCTCATCGGCGAGCGGTATTTTTGA
- a CDS encoding polysaccharide biosynthesis tyrosine autokinase (Derived by automated computational analysis using gene prediction method: Protein Homology.) has translation MSDTSATPHVTGYAPSQAAPRADANFGDRRRAPTSTEIDPWDLLRAIWSRKERLLLLFVVFLTVGAFWVLTMQPTYVAESQISIKPRSGEISRFDTPERPQQADPISIESEVQILTSGALVPALVRKLNLHQLPEFNPALRSGGPFSQLLQIFGVTSKPKRASVAAITENVLNSLSVYRRGESRVIAIRFTSSDAKRAAALANAYAEIYIAQQVAAGNAVNAEATAWLKEQIENLRDEVALSEAAVEQFRGRTGLFPANNTTLPREELSQLSAQLVQAQAERTAVMARLSLAKELVDTEGAIDTTAEVLASPLIQNLRQQEVQLRALIAELSATLLPSHPRMRTSQANLQDLRLQIGREVAKLIRSMENEAHISNERVRTLSERVGRLKGRMARLGQQEVELRALEREAVANRTLLEQFLGRYEAASARASADGSVANAAIVSRAPVPTSPAAPNRKSAMILAIIGSAFGAVALVFLIEAMAPGFRTAEQIERQTGMPFLGTMPAISGAKSSAGIAANTIRNPYGYIAEALRRLQSNLLLARINGKPARTLLVTSAVDGEAKSGVAGGLARLMAQSGYRVLLIDADLRRPGVNQTLGLHPTWGLSEVLSGRVEFERVVVRDHASPLHVLQAGSQVSNPTSLLGSSRMTWMMYALVQNYDYVVIDGPPVHSASEAPVLSQLTDVTVMCVKWGATNRRSVMRGLKVLTAASTRRVGVFLTGVDRRQYRRLTDDAADV, from the coding sequence ATGAGCGACACGTCAGCCACACCTCACGTGACCGGGTACGCGCCCTCCCAGGCGGCACCCCGCGCCGACGCGAATTTCGGCGACCGGCGTCGCGCACCTACAAGTACTGAAATCGATCCGTGGGATCTGCTGAGGGCCATATGGTCTCGCAAAGAACGTCTTCTGCTGCTCTTTGTTGTTTTTCTGACGGTCGGCGCATTTTGGGTTCTAACCATGCAACCGACTTATGTTGCAGAATCACAGATCTCCATCAAACCGCGCTCAGGTGAGATTTCCCGCTTCGACACACCAGAACGACCCCAGCAGGCCGATCCGATTTCGATTGAAAGTGAGGTTCAGATACTGACCTCCGGCGCGCTTGTACCTGCTCTGGTTCGCAAGCTAAATCTACATCAGCTTCCAGAATTCAATCCAGCTCTGCGCAGTGGCGGACCTTTTTCCCAGCTACTCCAGATTTTCGGCGTGACATCAAAGCCAAAACGCGCATCCGTCGCGGCCATTACTGAGAATGTACTCAACAGCCTGTCCGTTTACCGACGAGGCGAGAGTCGCGTCATCGCGATCCGCTTTACGTCGAGCGATGCTAAGCGAGCAGCAGCTCTCGCCAATGCTTACGCAGAAATCTACATTGCCCAACAGGTAGCCGCTGGCAACGCTGTCAACGCAGAAGCGACTGCCTGGTTGAAAGAGCAAATCGAAAACCTCCGAGACGAGGTCGCACTGTCTGAGGCAGCAGTTGAACAGTTTCGGGGACGCACTGGTTTGTTTCCTGCAAACAACACAACCCTGCCCCGCGAAGAGCTATCACAGCTCAGCGCTCAGTTAGTGCAGGCCCAGGCAGAACGCACTGCTGTCATGGCAAGGCTATCACTCGCTAAAGAGCTGGTTGACACCGAAGGCGCCATTGACACCACCGCCGAGGTGTTGGCGTCTCCGCTCATTCAAAATCTTCGACAGCAAGAGGTACAACTGCGAGCCCTGATTGCGGAATTGTCGGCAACGCTTCTTCCCTCCCATCCGCGCATGCGCACTTCTCAAGCGAACCTGCAGGATCTCAGGCTTCAGATTGGCCGTGAAGTAGCAAAACTCATCCGTAGCATGGAAAACGAAGCGCACATCTCCAATGAGCGCGTTCGTACACTGAGTGAACGTGTAGGACGATTGAAAGGTCGAATGGCGCGCCTTGGTCAGCAGGAGGTCGAACTTCGAGCGTTGGAAAGAGAAGCAGTAGCAAACCGCACATTGTTGGAACAATTCCTTGGGCGCTACGAAGCCGCCAGTGCAAGAGCATCTGCTGACGGTTCTGTTGCCAACGCAGCAATTGTTTCCCGGGCACCAGTCCCGACAAGCCCCGCTGCGCCCAACCGAAAATCAGCGATGATCCTTGCAATCATCGGATCAGCTTTTGGAGCTGTCGCCCTTGTTTTCCTCATTGAAGCAATGGCGCCAGGCTTTCGGACCGCTGAACAGATCGAACGCCAGACAGGCATGCCCTTCCTGGGAACAATGCCTGCGATTAGCGGTGCAAAATCCTCAGCTGGCATTGCCGCCAACACTATCCGCAATCCCTACGGATACATCGCAGAGGCTCTGCGGCGCCTCCAGTCAAATCTTTTATTGGCCCGCATCAACGGAAAACCTGCCAGAACACTGCTCGTAACCTCAGCCGTCGACGGCGAGGCCAAAAGCGGTGTCGCAGGCGGTCTCGCACGTTTGATGGCACAGAGCGGCTACCGCGTCCTGCTTATTGACGCAGACCTGCGTCGTCCAGGTGTCAATCAAACACTCGGCCTGCATCCAACGTGGGGTCTATCAGAGGTTCTCAGCGGTCGTGTGGAGTTTGAGCGTGTGGTTGTCCGTGATCACGCATCGCCACTACATGTGTTGCAGGCAGGCAGTCAGGTGTCCAACCCGACATCCCTGCTTGGATCATCCCGAATGACATGGATGATGTATGCACTCGTGCAAAACTACGACTATGTGGTGATTGATGGCCCGCCGGTACACTCCGCATCTGAAGCACCCGTACTGTCCCAACTGACAGACGTAACTGTTATGTGCGTTAAGTGGGGAGCAACGAACCGACGGTCCGTTATGCGTGGCCTCAAAGTTCTTACAGCAGCCTCAACGCGCCGGGTTGGCGTATTCTTGACAGGTGTTGACCGGCGGCAATACCGCCGGCTCACCGATGATGCCGCCGACGTCTAA